In bacterium, a single genomic region encodes these proteins:
- a CDS encoding DUF4390 domain-containing protein has protein sequence MRVLIAFFTLCLLGLPPGGALAAPPAPGISGVSGTIRSGEARVHFTLRNAFTPEMVEALKSGIEITFKTTVEIERVYRNWFNRPMGKVQYTRSVRYDALSRVYRLHRDDGDELRADVLAALDAMTRFEVVVPITGEVEKGKPYRARVRARLDKVGLSEPLRSIFFFSSLWDVETGWSRGYLQTP, from the coding sequence GTGCGCGTCCTGATTGCCTTTTTTACGCTTTGTCTCCTTGGGCTGCCGCCCGGAGGCGCCCTTGCCGCGCCACCTGCCCCCGGGATCTCGGGAGTCTCCGGGACGATCCGCAGCGGCGAGGCCCGGGTCCACTTCACCCTCCGGAACGCGTTTACCCCCGAAATGGTCGAGGCGTTGAAGTCCGGGATCGAGATCACCTTCAAGACCACCGTCGAGATCGAGCGCGTCTACCGAAATTGGTTCAATCGGCCGATGGGGAAGGTGCAGTACACGCGTTCCGTCCGGTACGACGCCCTGTCGCGGGTCTATCGCCTGCACCGTGACGACGGCGACGAGCTGCGGGCGGATGTCCTTGCGGCGCTTGACGCGATGACCCGTTTCGAGGTCGTCGTCCCGATCACCGGAGAAGTGGAAAAGGGGAAACCGTACCGGGCCCGCGTCCGCGCCCGCCTGGACAAGGTGGGCCTTTCCGAACCGCTCCGTTCCATCTTCTTCTTCTCCTCCCTGTGGGACGTCGAGACCGGCTGGTCCCGCGGGTACCTCCAGACGCCGTGA